The sequence TTGAGCAACTGGACCGAAGAATTCATCGTAAAATTCAGGATTATCTTTTTCAACATTAGTCAAAATTGTTGGTTGAATGAATTGACCAGGAAGATCAATTGGTTGGTTACCATAATAAACTTTTGCACCATTTTCAACGGCTTTATCAATTTGTCCTTGAAGCTTTTCCTTAGCACGTTTGGAATTCATTGGAGCCAAAGTTGTCTTAGGATCCATTGGGTCACCTGGAACTAATTTAGAGAAGTTAGCTTTTAGTTTCTCCAAGAATTCATCGTATAAGTTGTCAGCGACGATGAAACGCTTGTCAGAAGTACATACTTGTCCAGCATTGTAAATTCTGACACGCCATGCTAAATCAACAGCCTTATCAACATCTGCATCAGATAAGACAACAAAGGCATCTGAACCACCTAACTCCATCGAGTTCTTCTTAAGATACTTACCGGCAGTTTGAGCAACCGATTGTCCACCACGTTTCGATCCTGTTAAAGCTACTCCTTGAACACGAGGGTCAGCGATAATGTCACTTACTTGATCGTAACTAGCAAAGAGATTCTTGAATGTCCCTTTTGGTGCACCAGCCTCATTAACAATTTTCTCAAAAGCAGCAGCTGAAGCTGGGGTATTCGAAGCGTGTTTTAGAAGCATTGGATTTCCGACCATAAAGTTAGGTGCAAACACACGCATAATTTGATAGTAAGGAAAATTCCAAGGTTCAACCATCATCAAAACACCAGTTGCTTGATGATATACTTGAGCATCACCGGTGTTACGGCTATTAATTGGTGTAGGTTTTAACAAATCGGCTCCATTGTCAGCGAAATAGTCGGCAATGATGGCACACAACTCTACTTCACCCTTTGATTCATTGTAAAGTTTTCCCATATCGATCGTAGCGATTTTAGCTAGTTCATCTTCATGTTCTCTCAATAAATCAGCGATTTTATGTAAGATAGCAGCACGACTTGTAACGGGTTCATCGCGCCACTTCTTGTATAACGCATGTCCATTTGCCAAAGCTTCCTCGATTTCTTCAGCGGTTGCGTCAGGATAAGTTTTCACTAATTCGTTGTTATATGGATTAACTGTTTTATATGCCATAAATAAATTCCTCCTGCGGCAAATTTTCTTATGGTTATTATTTTAATCAAATTGAAAGGGATTTCAAGAATTTGGACTTACCACTTTCCTATTTGGTTAGTACCAATTATCAATTTAATGAAAATCAAACAAGTTTTTTCATATTTTGTCAAAAAAGTGTAAGATTGATTTTAATATTTAATGAAGGGTGTTTTATATATGGGTGTCTTTTTTTCTAGTATATCTGGAATCTTAATAATTATCGGTTTGATTGCCGTCGGCTATGGCTTAAGTGCATTAGGCTGGTTTGATGATAAGTCAACTCGTCTAATCGCTAAAATCGTTACTCAAGTAGCTTTGCCTGCATATATGATTTCAACTATTACTAAAGATTTTACGGCCAAAAAATTGATAAAACTCTTGCCTGACTTGGGCGTGCCAGTTTTATCAATGACTATCTTGATTTTCATTTCGATTATTTTGATCAAAGTATTAAAAATCGACCCTAAACATAAAGGACTTTTCAGTTCGATGTTTTTCAATTCCAACACAGTCTTTGTAGGTTTACCTGTCAATATGGCTTTATTTGGGGAAAAGAGTTTACCTTATGTTTTGGTTTATTATATGGCCAATACAACGTTCTTCTGGACTCTTGGGACCTATTTGATTCAAATGGATGGCGAGATTAAAGGTCACTTCAAACTCAAGACAACGTTGAAAAAAGTCTTCTCACCACCACTATTAGGATTTATTATCGGATTGATTCTAGTAATGCTCCACATTCAATTACCAAAATTCTTAATGTCTGACTTTCAATATTTGGGTGGTTTAACAATTCCTCTATCAATGATTTTCATTGGTATTTCTATTTATAACGCTGGACTCAAAAATGTTTCTTTCCACAAAGACAATCTGGCTATTCTCTTTGGAAGATTTCTCTGTGCTCCCTTGTTGATGGCTGGTTTATTCCTATTTATTCCAGCAACTCCATTAATGAAACAAGTCTTTATCGTTCAAGCAGCAATGCCTGTAATGACTAATGCCCCAGTTGTTGCAAATCTTTATCACGCCGATTCTGATTATGCTGCAATCATGGTTACAGAGACCACTCTATTGAGTTTGATTGTTGTGCCAATTATTATGACAATTATTAAGTAAAAAAAATGATCCTCGCTAGGTTGTAAGAAAAATTACAATCTAACGAGGATTTTTATTTTAAGCTTTATATTCAGTGATTCCCTTTGCTAAACGTTGCATGGCATCTTCAACATTACTCTTTGGAGTAGCCAAATTCATCCGCAAGAATTGATTACCATTGCCACGATATTTCGTTCCTTCGGCCAAATATAAACCAGTCTTATCGCGTAAGAATTGATTAAATTCATCTGACTTGTCAGTTAACTTCGAGCAGTCGATCCAAGCTAGATAAGTTGCTTGAGCTGGTAATACTTTAATATCAGGAATATTTTTCTTAGCAAAATCTTCAACGTACTCACGGTTCTTTTGAATGTATTGGCGAAGTTCTGTCAACCATTCATGACCTTCTGTGTAAGCTGCAATTGAGGCATCCATCGACATAATACCAGGACTACTGATTCCGTCAACTGAGATTGCATGCTCAACTTTTTGACGTAATTTAGCATTAGGTATGAACAAGGTAGCAGCGTGTAAAATTGCCAAATTGAAAGTCTTACTTGGAGATACTAACGAAATACTGTTTTGAGTAACTTCTTCATCCAAGGAAGCAAATGGTACATAATCATAACCTGGCATTGTAACGTCACCGTGAATTTCATCAGAAATAATTAAGACATCATATTTATTAGCCAGTTTGCCGATTCTTGTCAAAGTCTCTCTATCCCAAATAATTCCAGCAGGATTATGAGGATTGCAAACAATCATAGCTGTAGTTTGTGGATCAGATAGCTTCTTTTCCAAATCTTTCCAATTAATACTGTACTTGCCATATTGATAATCCAATTCACTGTTGACGATATGACGACCATTGCTAGTAATTGCGTTAAAAAACGAATTGTAATTAGGTTCTTGTAACAAAACATTGTCGCCTAAATCAGTCAAATGACGCAAAATTGATCCAATGCTAGGCATAACGCCGTTACTAAAGACCAACCAATCTAAATCTGGTTCAAAATTGTGTTCTTCTTTGTACCAACTAGCCACAGCTTGATAGTATTCATCAGGGACGTATTGATAACCAAAAATCCCACGATCAGCATCCTTGTGCATTGCTTCGATGATAGCTGGCGCTGTTTGAATATCCATATCAGCGACCCACATTGGTAATTCGTGTTCCTTCACCTGCCACTTACTAGAATTAGCGTTGCGACGATCATTGATTTTATCAAAATTAAATTGCATTAATTCCACCCCTTCTTATTCGTTAACCAAATAGTATCATTATTTCGAAAAATATCGAAAGCTCACGGGCTTGATTAAATATTTTGTAATCAAATTAGATAAAATACTGTAATTTTAACTTTCAAAATGTCATAATGATACTACTAAATGTTTAGGAAGTGTCTCAATCTATGTCTTCACTCTTTCGGAAAAAAGATATCGTCAATGATTTATTACATGAGCAAACTCTAAATCGAACTCTTGGTGCCAAAGACCTCATTATCATGGGGGTTGGTGTCATTGTAGGGTCTGGTATCTTTATCACACCCGGAATTATTGCCGCCAACTATGCTGGACCTGGGGTCATCTTAACGTATTTATTGGCAGCTTTAGTTTGTATCGGTGCTGCCTTTTGTTATTCCGAATTTTCATCTACAATTCCTCTAGCTGGTAGTGCCTATACTTACTCTTATTCCGTTTACGGTGAAATTATCGCTTGGATCGTTGGTTGGTCCCTAATTTCTGAATACTTATTTGCGGCCTCTTCTACTGCTGTCAGTTGGTCAGCTTATTTCAGAAACCTTTTGGCAGGATTTGGTATCAATCTTCCCAAAGCCTTACAGTCAGCTCCTGGAACTGCTGGAAATACCGGTGGAAGATTTGACCTGATTGCCTTTATCATCGTTTTAATCGCGACTGTTCTTTTACTACAAGGTTTGAATGAATCGATGAAAGTCAACACGATCATGGTTTACGTCAAAATCTTCGTTATTCTGTTGTTCGTAGCCGTAACGGTCTTTTATGTAAAACCTAAGAATTACAATCCATTTCTTCCTTTTGGAGTTGGTGGGATTGGCCGTGGGGCCGCAGTTGCTTTCTATGCCTTCTTAGGATTTGATGTCGTGTCCTCTGCGAGTGAAGAAGTTAAAAATCCTAAACGCAATATGCCAATTGGAATCATCGCTTCACTATTAATCGTCGCTATCCTATATAGTTTAGTATCATTAGTTCTAGTTGGTGCCGTTAATTACAAACAGTTAAATGTCGCCGATCCAGTTTCTCACGCTTTGAACTTATTAAACTTAAATTGGATTTCCGGAATCGTTTCACTAGGTGCCATCATGGGTATGACAACCGTATTACTAGTAGTTATCTATGGTGGAACACGTCTGATTTTTTCATTAAGTCGTGATGGCTTATTACCTAAAAAATTCAATCATTTGAGCAAACAAGGTGTTCCTGTAAGTAGTACTTTCTTGGTAGGATTAGTTGCCGCAACCGTAGCTGCCGTTGTTCCCATCGATAAAATCACCGAATTAGTCAACATCGGAACATTACTAGCTTTCTCAGTTACATCAGTCGGTGTCATCTTCTTGCGTCACAGTAAAAACACCAAAGGTTTAAAGCCAGCCTTTCGAGTACCCTTCTATCCCGTCTTTCCATTGATCTCCTTTGCCGCTTGTGTCTATTTAATGACCCAATTGCAAAGTTTCACGTGGAAAATGTACGCCATCTGGACTGCGGTTGGTTTAGTAATTTACTTTGGTTATAGTTTTAGACATAGTAATGAAAAATAAAAAAAAGAGGGTATTACTAGATTGCAATATACTGCAATTCTAGTAATACCCTCTATTATTTTTCTGAAGTAATTATTTAACTGAATAGTTAGGAGCTTCTTTAGTAATTGTAACGTCATGTGGATGTGATTCTCTCAATCCAGCGTTAGAAATTTGAATAAATTGTGCATCTTGTAATTCCTTCAAGTTGTGAGCACCAACATAGCCCATACCTGAACGCAATCCACCAAGTAGTTGATAAATTACATCGCCAACAGCACCTTTGGCAGCGACACGACCTTCGATACCTTCTGGAACTAACTTGTTAGCTTCATTTACACCACTTTGGAAGTAACGATCAGATGAACCATGGGACATGGCAGCTAAACTACCCATTCCACGATAAGTCTTGAAACGACGACCTTGATAAATTTCAAAGTCACCAGGTGCTTCATCAGTACCAGCTAACATTGAACCAAGCATAACGGCGTTACCACCACCAGCTAGAGCTTTAACGATATCACCTGAATACTTGATACCACCATCGGCGATAATTGTCTTGCCATATTCATGAGCTACACTAGCAGCATCATAAACAGCAGTTAATTGAGGAACACCAACACCGGCAACGATTCTAGTTGTACAAATTGAACCAGGTCCGATACCAACTTTAACAACATCAACACCAGCATCGTAAAGAGCTTTAGTACCTTCAGCGGTAGCGACGTTACCAGCAATCAAAGTAGCTTCTGGGAACTTAGCTCTGATTTCACCGATTTTTCTAAGAACACCAGCTGAATGACCGTGAGCTGTATCGATAATAATTGCATCAGCACCAGCATTTAAAAGAGCTTCAGCACATTCAAAAGTATCACTAGTTACACCAACAGCTGCCGCAACTAACAAACGACCATACTTATCTTTGGCAGCGTTAGGAAATTCTTTAACTTTTTCAATATCTTTAATTGTTACTAAACCACCCAAACGACCGTTTTTATCGATCAAAGGAAGTTTTTCAATACGATGTTTTTGAAGAATTTGTTCTGCTTCTTTTAGAGAAGTACCAACTGGTGCAGTAACTAATTCTTCACTAGTCATAACTGTTCCGATTTTTACAGAATAGTCAGTAATGAAACGTAAATCTCTGTTAGTAATAATACCAACTAATTTTAGATCATTGGTGTTGTTAACGATTGGCACACCGCTGATACGATAAGTACTCATTAACTTTTCTGCTTGAGCAACCTCGTCATCTGCAGTTAAGTAAATTGGGTCAATAATGACACCATTTTCTGAGCGCTTAACTTTTGAAACCTCGTCAGCTTGTTGTTCAATACTCATATTCTTGTGAATAACACCTAATCCACCTTGACGTGCCATTGCGATGGCCATTGGTGCTTCGGTAACTGTATCCATACTTGCACTCAAAATTGGAGTGTTTAATTTAATATTCTTAGCCAATTGAACTGATAAATCTACTTCGTTTGGTAAAACGTGACTCTCCGCTGGAATTAGTAAGACGTCATCAAACGTGAATCCCTTTTTATCAAATTTTGTATCCCATGCCGACATGATTTTCCTCCTAAGTATTTGTTTTTACCTATTAGTAGATAAAATTTATAAACATGGTAGCCGATTTTTTTATTATAGTCAATCAAAGTTTGTGAAAGAAAAAAAGACTTATCGTCATAACGACAAGCCTTTTAATACATTTTTATCGCAATAACTTTATAATTCCATAAATTCTGTTTTCTCAAATAAAAATCAAAACTTCTTTTTTTGAGACACAATTTATATCGAATTATATCGTCTTTTTTAGAAATCATTTCATCGATTCGATGTAGCTCATGATTATTATTTCGTCTCAAATATTCAGCCGTTTCATTATCGACTGAAATTTGTGAAATCTTCTCTTGATCACGTAACGCCGCTTCACAAGCAAAGACCATCCTTTTACGAATAAAATCATTTATGAATAACACAATAATAATACCCGCTATAACAAATAATAGTACCCCGCCATATATCTCTGTTACTAATACATTTGATAGACTCATAATAATCAACACTTTTTATATTTTTATTTAAATAAATGATATCATGACAATATTATTATTATCAATCAATGCGCTTATGACTTTTGATTTGGCGGTTTCGTATCTTCATGGTAAGATTTTTTACAAACAAATATAGTTCTTTCTTTAATTTAAATTGATAAATTACCATCGTAAGTGAAGCTTTGTGGACGCTGGAATATACTGGGCATTCACAAAGCTGTCACTCCCGACTAGATAACGTCTCGTATTTGTTACTCCAGTGATTAAAAAAATATACCCACTATCTAGTCCGGAATAGCAAAGAAAATTGGCTCAGTAGTGAAATTATTCTTAGCAACTTGTTGCTTAGAATAAGGCCGAGCTTGAAGACTTTGCCCGGTTTTGGGCTTAGCAAAGGCTCCAAGTCGTGCCCACTACGTTCCAGCCAAATTTTCTTTGCTATGGAGGACGGAAACACCAATCTAATCTAAGAAAGAACTCAAATGTTATAGGGAGATTTTTATTTATGAAGAAATTAGTTAGAGATAAAATACCGGACATTCTCGCCGATAATGCCGAATTTGAAGTTCTTTCCAATGAAGATTATCGTCTATCTTTGCGACATAAAATCGTTGAAGAAGCTAAAGAAGTCCAAAACGCTCAATCGCGCGCCAATCTTGTTGAAGAATTAGGGGATCTTGAAGAAGTTATTCGTGCTATTTTGACTGATGCTTCAATAAATTATGAAGAAATGGACAGTTTGCGCCAAGCGAAAATCAATCAAAAGGGTAATTTTTCGCAAAAATTTGTTATGATAAACAACAATGAAGAATCGTAAAGTACTTATGGTTCTTCTTTTTTTATTGTTTAAATACGATTTGTACAACGTTGAAAAACAGTATAATATAGTTCTATACCATTAATAGGAAGAAGAAAAAATGCAAATTTTAACTTTATTTATAGTCGCATTGGTGGCTTTGGAGCATATCGGCATTGCCGGCATTGAAATGTTTGCCAAGCCTGAAGTTCAAGCCAATGCTTTCGATATGCCTGTCGAATTCGTTAAAGATTCACATGCTAAAATAGCTTTAGCTAATCAGGGTATTTATAACGGCCTATTTGGCGTTTTAATGTTATTGATGATCTTATTCTTTACTGGAGCAGTTTTAAGAACCATTCTTATTTTGATGTTGCTCTACGTTATCGGCGTCGCTATTTATGGCGCTTTTACAGCCACAAAGAAAATATTATTTTTACAAGGTTTACCAGCTTTAATAGCTTTAGTTTTAGTAGCTATTTTTTATAAGTAATTTTTATACAGAATGGAAAACAAAATGAAAAAAGATTCATTACTCAAGAGTTCTCTCTGGATTTCTATCAGTGGGATTCTTTCAAGAATACTTTCGGTCGTCTATATCATTCCTTGGAATCTTTGGATTGGCCCGGTAGCTGTTGGTGCAGCGAACGCTTTGTATGGGAAAGTTTACAATATTTATAACCTTTTCTTGATCATTGCTACAGCTGGAATTCCTTCGGCTATTTCAAAAGAAGTTGCCGCTCACAATGCTTTGGGTCGCTTTGACCAAAGTGAGAAGCTCTTCAAAAAATATACAATTTATATGTCCCTAGTCGGAATCGTTTTAGCATTCATTATGTTCTTCGGAGCTAAATATGTGGCAATTGTTCTGGCTGCCGGCGATATGCGTGTTGTAACGCCAATTAAATATTTGAGTATCGCAATGCTAATTATTCCAGCTCTTGGAATTTTGCGTGGTTACATTCAAGGATATGCCTTTATTTCTTATTCAGCCTTTTCACAAGTTATCGAACAAATTGCTCGTGTAGCTTACATGCTTTATGCAACTTACACAATCATGATATTGCAAAAAGGTAGCTATATGGCAGCCGTTAACCAATCGACTTTGGCTTCATTCATTGGGGCAACCTTAGCTTACATATTCCTCTTGTGGATTCGTGTTCGGGTTAGAAAAACAGTCACTATTCCTGACATTAAACCTAGTGATGACGTTAAAGAAAATGGTCCAGAAATCAGTTTCAGTTCAATGTTGCGTTCAGCTATTCCATTCTTATTAGTTGATACAATTATGACCGTTTTACAATTGTTCGACCAAACGACTTTTACTTGGATTTACGAATTGATCTTACACGCCAGCCAAAAGACAATCGATGACTTGTATGCGATGTTTGGATTCCAAGCCAACAAATTGATTATGGTGCTAGTTTCCTTGGCAATTTCTGTTTCAGCCTCCGTTATACCAGCGTTATCCGCTATGATCACTCGTAAAACTGGTCTAAAAACTGTTCAAAAATTAATGCAAAATATCGTTCAATTCACGTTCTTCATTATTTTGCCTGCTACTTTTGGAATGATGGCTATCAGTCGTCAACTATGGACTGTTTTCGTCTTCTATGACCAAAGCATCCTCGGTTCTAAAGTCTTGATCGTTTCTTGTGTTGAAGCTTTCTTCTATTGTTTGTTCATGATTTTGGAAAACATTCTCCAAGTTACACATCATGTTAGAAAGTCATTAGTCTACTTAGCATTTGCTTACATTATTAAGATGATTTTACAAGTACCACTAACAGTTAGTTTAGGAGTTTATGGACCGGTTACTGCTACTGCTATTGCCTTCATTCTGATGTCATACTTTGCTTTCAGACTAATCAACAAGCAATTCCAAATCGTCAATAAAGAATTGGGTAAGAAATTGTTCCGAATTCTTCTTGATGGAGTTGTGATGTTACTTGTAGTTGCCATAGCTAATTTCTTTATCGTCAAAGTAATTTCTGACGCTACTAAGATTGGTGCCATCATTGTCATCATTATCTGTGGTTTGATCGGTGTAGCCGTTTATGGCTTCTTAGCTTATAAAGATGGATCATTGAGTATTCTAAAAGATATTCGTGATACTAAGATTTATTAATCTAAAATTATTACAAAAGATATTGTTAGAACAACTGCAAACATTGCAACGTTCTAACAATACCTTTTTTATTTATTAATAATTTTTTATCAATAAACAATCTTATTTGACGTCAAAAATAAAAAATAGTATTGTATTACTTATTGCAAACGATTACTATTAATTGCCAAGGAGATATTTATTTTGCTAGTAGGAAGTATTGAAGCAGGCGGAACAAAATTTGTTTGTGCTGTTGGTGACGAAGACTACCGTATCAAGGATAGTGTTCATTTCCCAACAACAACACCTGAGGAAACATTAAGAAAAACAATCGATTATTTCAAACAATTCGATATCGAAGCTCTCGGTATTGCTTCATTTGGACCAATCGAACAACGTAAGAATTCACCAAAATATGGTTACATCACTTCAACACCTAAGCCAGGTTGGAAAGATACTGATTTTGTCGGTGCCTTGAAGAAAGAATTAAATGTACCAATGTTTTGGACAACTGACGTTAACGGTTCAGCTTATGGCGAATACGTAATGTCAACTCTATCTAACGAAAAGATCAATTCATTGGTTTACTACACAATCGGTACTGGTGTGGGAGCTGGTGCAATTGCTGATGGTAAATTTATCGGTAATGTCGGTCATCCTGAAATGGGTCACACTTTCTTAAAACGTCACCCTGATGACCTAGATTTCAAGGGAATTTGCCCATTCCACGGTGACTGTCTTGAAGGTTTGGTTGCCGGACCAACATTTGATGCTCGTTTAGGTAAACCTGGTAAGGACGTTCCATTGACTGACCATGTTTGGGATATCATGGCCTACTACGTTGCTCAAGCTGCTATTCAAGTTACCTTGATTCTTCGTCCCGACAAGATCGTCTTCGGTGGCGGTGTTGTCAGTGAAACATTCTTAGACAAAGTTCGTGTTCAATTTAAGGAATTACTCAATGACTATGTTGAAGTTCCAGAATTAGACAAATACATCACAATGCCAGTAGTTAAGAACAATGGTTCAGCTACACTAGGTGATTTCGCCTTGGCTATTCGTGAATTAAATGCTTTCCAAGATTAGAAATCAAAAATTCTCACTAGATTAATTCTAGTGAGAATTTTTTTATTTTCTATAATATATTTCTTGAAAAATACGTCTTAATTTCTTTTTCTAAAAATAATAAACTTACTAAAAATATAGTTCAGTAAAACAACTACAACATTGGCAATAATTTTTACGATAAAGCCATTGCCGTGTAGTAAAACCATTCCGATAAACATCGTACCTTGGTCAAACACCCAAGATCCACCTCTGAACAAGAAGAATGATCCCATTTCTTGGAAGAAGGCTTTCCAAGTCTTGGTATGAGAATTAAAGACCCATAACTTATTCGTGACATAAGCAAATAGAACTGAAATCACATAGGCAATTGCATTTGCAATTTGAGAATTCATATTCAAAACGCGCCACAATAAAGCAAAGGCTACATAATTTACTACGGTTGTTAAGACTCCGAAAAATAAATAGGGAATCGCATCTTTATATTTACTCCACAATTCTTTTATCATTTATACATATCCTTAATGGTTTAATTTCCAATTTTTATAGCTTAGTCCTAAGAAATAAGCAATCACTTCAAAGCCAGAAATAAAGAATGTTACTGGCCAATTGGTTACGAATGCTAAATATAAGCCCAACCAAACTCCTGCTAACGACAAACCTACCGACACCATAATCAATTTAGGTACCGTATGA comes from Companilactobacillus pabuli and encodes:
- a CDS encoding DUF1304 domain-containing protein, with product MQILTLFIVALVALEHIGIAGIEMFAKPEVQANAFDMPVEFVKDSHAKIALANQGIYNGLFGVLMLLMILFFTGAVLRTILILMLLYVIGVAIYGAFTATKKILFLQGLPALIALVLVAIFYK
- the scrK gene encoding fructokinase ScrK, whose product is MLVGSIEAGGTKFVCAVGDEDYRIKDSVHFPTTTPEETLRKTIDYFKQFDIEALGIASFGPIEQRKNSPKYGYITSTPKPGWKDTDFVGALKKELNVPMFWTTDVNGSAYGEYVMSTLSNEKINSLVYYTIGTGVGAGAIADGKFIGNVGHPEMGHTFLKRHPDDLDFKGICPFHGDCLEGLVAGPTFDARLGKPGKDVPLTDHVWDIMAYYVAQAAIQVTLILRPDKIVFGGGVVSETFLDKVRVQFKELLNDYVEVPELDKYITMPVVKNNGSATLGDFALAIRELNAFQD
- the guaB gene encoding IMP dehydrogenase; its protein translation is MSAWDTKFDKKGFTFDDVLLIPAESHVLPNEVDLSVQLAKNIKLNTPILSASMDTVTEAPMAIAMARQGGLGVIHKNMSIEQQADEVSKVKRSENGVIIDPIYLTADDEVAQAEKLMSTYRISGVPIVNNTNDLKLVGIITNRDLRFITDYSVKIGTVMTSEELVTAPVGTSLKEAEQILQKHRIEKLPLIDKNGRLGGLVTIKDIEKVKEFPNAAKDKYGRLLVAAAVGVTSDTFECAEALLNAGADAIIIDTAHGHSAGVLRKIGEIRAKFPEATLIAGNVATAEGTKALYDAGVDVVKVGIGPGSICTTRIVAGVGVPQLTAVYDAASVAHEYGKTIIADGGIKYSGDIVKALAGGGNAVMLGSMLAGTDEAPGDFEIYQGRRFKTYRGMGSLAAMSHGSSDRYFQSGVNEANKLVPEGIEGRVAAKGAVGDVIYQLLGGLRSGMGYVGAHNLKELQDAQFIQISNAGLRESHPHDVTITKEAPNYSVK
- a CDS encoding MalY/PatB family protein, which translates into the protein MQFNFDKINDRRNANSSKWQVKEHELPMWVADMDIQTAPAIIEAMHKDADRGIFGYQYVPDEYYQAVASWYKEEHNFEPDLDWLVFSNGVMPSIGSILRHLTDLGDNVLLQEPNYNSFFNAITSNGRHIVNSELDYQYGKYSINWKDLEKKLSDPQTTAMIVCNPHNPAGIIWDRETLTRIGKLANKYDVLIISDEIHGDVTMPGYDYVPFASLDEEVTQNSISLVSPSKTFNLAILHAATLFIPNAKLRQKVEHAISVDGISSPGIMSMDASIAAYTEGHEWLTELRQYIQKNREYVEDFAKKNIPDIKVLPAQATYLAWIDCSKLTDKSDEFNQFLRDKTGLYLAEGTKYRGNGNQFLRMNLATPKSNVEDAMQRLAKGITEYKA
- a CDS encoding GtrA family protein, producing MIKELWSKYKDAIPYLFFGVLTTVVNYVAFALLWRVLNMNSQIANAIAYVISVLFAYVTNKLWVFNSHTKTWKAFFQEMGSFFLFRGGSWVFDQGTMFIGMVLLHGNGFIVKIIANVVVVLLNYIFSKFIIFRKRN
- a CDS encoding NAD-dependent succinate-semialdehyde dehydrogenase, which translates into the protein MAYKTVNPYNNELVKTYPDATAEEIEEALANGHALYKKWRDEPVTSRAAILHKIADLLREHEDELAKIATIDMGKLYNESKGEVELCAIIADYFADNGADLLKPTPINSRNTGDAQVYHQATGVLMMVEPWNFPYYQIMRVFAPNFMVGNPMLLKHASNTPASAAAFEKIVNEAGAPKGTFKNLFASYDQVSDIIADPRVQGVALTGSKRGGQSVAQTAGKYLKKNSMELGGSDAFVVLSDADVDKAVDLAWRVRIYNAGQVCTSDKRFIVADNLYDEFLEKLKANFSKLVPGDPMDPKTTLAPMNSKRAKEKLQGQIDKAVENGAKVYYGNQPIDLPGQFIQPTILTNVEKDNPEFYDEFFGPVAQVFKVHSDQEAIDLANDSELGLGGIVVSADPQHGKSVAEKIETGMVFVNSFLVSLPELPFGGVKGSGYGRELSNLGLNAFTNEKLIVTAQEPDWNNPAGGLAVFKD
- a CDS encoding putative polysaccharide biosynthesis protein; translation: MKKDSLLKSSLWISISGILSRILSVVYIIPWNLWIGPVAVGAANALYGKVYNIYNLFLIIATAGIPSAISKEVAAHNALGRFDQSEKLFKKYTIYMSLVGIVLAFIMFFGAKYVAIVLAAGDMRVVTPIKYLSIAMLIIPALGILRGYIQGYAFISYSAFSQVIEQIARVAYMLYATYTIMILQKGSYMAAVNQSTLASFIGATLAYIFLLWIRVRVRKTVTIPDIKPSDDVKENGPEISFSSMLRSAIPFLLVDTIMTVLQLFDQTTFTWIYELILHASQKTIDDLYAMFGFQANKLIMVLVSLAISVSASVIPALSAMITRKTGLKTVQKLMQNIVQFTFFIILPATFGMMAISRQLWTVFVFYDQSILGSKVLIVSCVEAFFYCLFMILENILQVTHHVRKSLVYLAFAYIIKMILQVPLTVSLGVYGPVTATAIAFILMSYFAFRLINKQFQIVNKELGKKLFRILLDGVVMLLVVAIANFFIVKVISDATKIGAIIVIIICGLIGVAVYGFLAYKDGSLSILKDIRDTKIY
- a CDS encoding nucleoside triphosphate pyrophosphohydrolase, giving the protein MKKLVRDKIPDILADNAEFEVLSNEDYRLSLRHKIVEEAKEVQNAQSRANLVEELGDLEEVIRAILTDASINYEEMDSLRQAKINQKGNFSQKFVMINNNEES
- a CDS encoding AEC family transporter; translated protein: MGVFFSSISGILIIIGLIAVGYGLSALGWFDDKSTRLIAKIVTQVALPAYMISTITKDFTAKKLIKLLPDLGVPVLSMTILIFISIILIKVLKIDPKHKGLFSSMFFNSNTVFVGLPVNMALFGEKSLPYVLVYYMANTTFFWTLGTYLIQMDGEIKGHFKLKTTLKKVFSPPLLGFIIGLILVMLHIQLPKFLMSDFQYLGGLTIPLSMIFIGISIYNAGLKNVSFHKDNLAILFGRFLCAPLLMAGLFLFIPATPLMKQVFIVQAAMPVMTNAPVVANLYHADSDYAAIMVTETTLLSLIVVPIIMTIIK
- a CDS encoding amino acid permease; this encodes MSSLFRKKDIVNDLLHEQTLNRTLGAKDLIIMGVGVIVGSGIFITPGIIAANYAGPGVILTYLLAALVCIGAAFCYSEFSSTIPLAGSAYTYSYSVYGEIIAWIVGWSLISEYLFAASSTAVSWSAYFRNLLAGFGINLPKALQSAPGTAGNTGGRFDLIAFIIVLIATVLLLQGLNESMKVNTIMVYVKIFVILLFVAVTVFYVKPKNYNPFLPFGVGGIGRGAAVAFYAFLGFDVVSSASEEVKNPKRNMPIGIIASLLIVAILYSLVSLVLVGAVNYKQLNVADPVSHALNLLNLNWISGIVSLGAIMGMTTVLLVVIYGGTRLIFSLSRDGLLPKKFNHLSKQGVPVSSTFLVGLVAATVAAVVPIDKITELVNIGTLLAFSVTSVGVIFLRHSKNTKGLKPAFRVPFYPVFPLISFAACVYLMTQLQSFTWKMYAIWTAVGLVIYFGYSFRHSNEK